Proteins encoded in a region of the Balaenoptera ricei isolate mBalRic1 chromosome 19, mBalRic1.hap2, whole genome shotgun sequence genome:
- the LOC132352846 gene encoding uncharacterized protein LOC132352846 gives MLPLSTIEGQETEEVQTKPPEKGALLSENPDDPPKKPIRMKGTMLFRVLPFCPVIPWTSSEPALPGRQGQALSKPARSCPAAPPEPGSGGQSRGRSSEGSAPWGSSCGVTMLPLSTIEGQETEEVQTKPPEKGALLSENPDEPRKKSTGMKGRLSFRVLPICPMPSVCFTYYLEPDDSDSDSQFPPEPSKPDPNCTFVPLPVLEFREIKVCECPLCCLSFVTAS, from the exons ATGCTACCTCTCAGCACCATCGAGGGCCAGGAAACGGAGGAGGTGCAGACCAAGCCGCCGGAGAAAGGAG ccctgcTTTCAGAGAACCCTGATGATCCACCAAAGAAGCCCATCAGAATGAAGGGAACAATGTTATTCAGAGTCCTGCCGTTCTGTCCTGTG ATTCCCTGGACATCTTCGGAGCCAGCGCTACCCGGGCGCCAAGGACAAGCACTGAGCAAGCCCGCCCGCTCCTGCCCAGCGGCGCCGCCGGAACCCGGGTCCGGAGGTCAGTCCCGCGGCCGCAGCTCCGAAGGGTCTGCGCCATGGG GGAGCAGCTGTGGTGTCACGATGCTACCTCTCAGCACCATCGAGGGCCAGGAAACGGAGGAGGTGCAGACCAAGCCGCCGGAGAAAGGAG cCCTGCTTTCTGAGAACCCTGATGAGCCACGAAAGAAGTCCACTGGAATGAAGGGAAGACTGTCATTCAGAGTCCTGCCGATCTGTCCCATG CCAAGTGTTTGCTTCACCTATTACTTGGAACCGGATGACTCTGACTCTGATTCCCAGTTTCCTCCTGAACCTTCGAAACCTGACCCAAATTGCACCTTTGTGCCTCTGCCTGTGTTAGAATTTCGTGAAATCAAGGTGTGTGAATGTCCCCTGTGCTGTCTCAGCTTTGTCACTGCTTCCTAA